In a genomic window of Dermochelys coriacea isolate rDerCor1 chromosome 11, rDerCor1.pri.v4, whole genome shotgun sequence:
- the LOC122458231 gene encoding zinc finger protein RFP-like gives MAAEDLAGSFQDEVTCSICLEYFTDPVTAECGHNFCRACISQCWGELETNFSCPQCRETTPQRHLRPHRQLGSLAELVKCVRLQVGLEPEGQRVGDRHQEALKLFCEEDQTPLCVVCDQSQAHRTHTVVPMEEAAQEHREQILTCLQRLREEREELLGLKSDWDKESERLPVGALPCPAALHRGVSDSSRGSLRWLGSESFRRLKDFQGHYRETGQGHFYPCRADSTLRCLVYIRNDPTKVSGVRVRLLWAPGVSSHWGQWVYTGSSLCLCLSSTGAGWGETAKH, from the exons ATGGCTGCTGAGGACCTGGCCGGGAGCTTCcaggatgaagtgacttgctccatCTGCTTGGAGTATTTCACAGACCCGGTGACCGCTGAGTGTGGGCACAACTTCTGCCGGGCCTGCATCAGCCAGTGCTGGGGGGAGCTGGAGACAAacttctcctgcccccagtgcagAGAAACCACCCCGCAGAGACACCTGCGGCCCCACAGGCAGTTGGGGAGCCTGGCGGAGCTAGTGAAATGCGTGAGGCTGCAGGTGGGGCTAGAGCCTGAGGGGCAGAGAGTGGGTGACAGGCACCAGGAGGCTCTGAAACTCTTCTGCGAGGAGGATCAAACTCCCCTCTGCGTGGTGTGTGACCAATCCCAGGCACACCGCACTCACACGGTGGTTCCCATGGAGGAGGCTGCCCAGGAGCACAGG GAGCAAATCCTGACCTGCCTGCAGCGTCtgcgggaggagagagaagagctcTTGGGCCTGAAATCCGACTGGGACAAGGAGAGTGAGAGACTCCCAGTaggtgccctgccctgcccggctGCTTTGCACAGGGGTGTCAGCGACAGCAGCAGGGGTTCTCTGCGCTGGTTGGGGTCTGAGTCATTCAGAAGGTTAAAGGATTTCCAGGGTCACTATAGGGAGACAGGTCAGGGTCATTTTTACCCGTGCAGGGCAGACTCTACTCTCAGGTGCCTGGTGTACATCAGGAATGACCCCACCAAAGTCAGTGGGGTCAGGGTCAGACTCCTCTGGGCCCCTGGTGTTAGTTCCCACTGGGGTCAATGGGTTTACACTGGGAGCagcctctgtctctgtctctctagcactggggcggggtggggggagacagcaAAACACTGA